TGCAATTCGGTGACCGCCATTATGTATGCGGTGCCCCACTTCAGGTCGCGTCATCAGCTGGTGCCGGTGAACACCGTCAATCCCGGCTGGATGCGCGCGCCGGGCGAAAACCCGAGCAGCTGGGCGCTGGAGGTGGCGATGGATGAGCTGGCGTACGCGCTGAAGCTCGATCCGCTGGCGCTGCGGCTGCGCAACTATGCCGGGCAGGATCCGCAGGCGAACATCCCGTGGAGTTCGCGACGGCTGCGCGAAGCGTATCAGGCGGGAGCGCAGGCCTTCGGCTGGGCGCAGCGCCCGTTGGAGCCGGGCACGCTGCGTGAAGGACGCCAGCGTATCGGCTGGGGCATGGCCTCCGGCAGTTATCCGGTACGGCGCACACCGGGCGAGGCGGCGATCCGTTTGAATCAGGACGGCACGCTGGAGGTGCGCAGCAGCGGTGCTGATATCGGCACCGGCACCTATACCATTCTGGCGCAGACCGCCGCCGAGGTGCTGAGCGTCGCTTCCGATCGCATCAGCGTCAGCCTGGGCGACACCGATCTGCCGCGCGCGCCGGTGGCGGGCGGTTCGCAACTGGCGAACCTGCTGACCGCGGCGGTATATAAAACCGCGCTGAAACTGCGCGAAGCGCTGATCGCGCTGGCGGTCGGCAGCGCCGATTCGCCGCTGTTCGGCGCACGGCGCGAAGATGTCCTTCTCGAGCAGGGGCAGCTACGCCTGTTCAGCCAGCCCGGCAGCAGCCTGAGCTTCGCCGATCTGCTGCGCTGCGCCGGACGCGATTCGCTGGAGGCCCATGCTGATACCTTTCCACCCGACGCCACGCAGCAGGATCGCGAGGCGGCCGACCGCACCTCATCGAAGATGATCCCGCCTACCTCGGGCGGCTATTCGGCGCACAGCTGGAGCGCGGTGTTCGTCGAGGTTGCGGTAGATGAGGATTTCGGCACGGTGCGCGTGCGGCGTATCGTCGGCGCCTTCGATAGCGGGCGTCTCTATAATCCGAAGCTGGCGGAAAGCCAGTGGATCGGCGCGATGGTGATGGGTATCGGCCAGGCGCTGCTGGAAGGCGGCGAGATTGACGATGATAACGGCCGTATTCTCAACGCCAGCCTGGCGGATTATCTGGTGGCGGTGAACGCCGATATTCCCGATATGACAGTGATTAACGTCGGCGAACCGGATTATCAGGCAAGCGCGCTGGGCGGCAAGGCGGTTGGCGAACTGGGGATTGTCGGCGTGGCGGCGGCCATCAGCAATGCGGTCTTTCACGCCACCGGCAAGCGCATCCGAGATCTGCCGATTACCCTGGAGAAAATGTTACAGGACTAACCGGGATAAGCGGAATGGTTCTAAGCTATAGTGCAACGCAGAGCTGAAAACCTGAGGAGAGACCATGGCCATTGCCCATTCCGCTAATGGATTGACCACCGCGCAGGCGCTGGAGCGACTGGATGCCCTTTACTACCAGGCCGTGAATGCCCTGCGCGATGCGATTAAAACCTTTATTGAAGAAGGCGCGCTGCCGGACGCGCAGGCACGCGCCGACGGCCTGTTTGTTTATCCGGAGCTGCGCATCAGCTGGGACGGCGCCTCGCCGCATAAAGACCGCAGCCGCGCCTGGGCCGGTTCAGCCATGCCGGCAGCTACGCCACCACCATTACCCGCCCGGAACTGCTGCGCCACTATCTGCGCGAGCAGCTGTCAGTGATCGAGCGCGACTACGAAGTCACTATTGAAGTGGGCCCGTCACGCCAGGAGATCCCTTTCCCCTATGTGATTGACGGTTCCGATCTTGAGCTGGACCGCACCATGAGCAGCGCGCTGGCGAAGCACTTCCCCACTACCGATCTGGCGAACATTGGCGACGAAACGGCGGACGGTATTTTCAATACCACCAGCATTTTCCCGCTCAGCCATTTCGACGCGCTGCGCACCGATTTTTCGCTGGCGCGCCTGCGTCACTATACCGGTACGCCGCCGGAACATTTCCAGCCCTTTATTCTGTTCACCAACTATACGCGCTATGTCGATGAGTTTGTGCGCTGGGCCTGCGAGCAGATCGCCGATGAGAACAGCCCCTATACCGGGCTTTCCTGCGCCGGCGGCGCCTTTATCACCAAAGAGACCGAAAACGCCGAAGAGGCGCTCTCCGATCTGGCATGGAAAAAGCATCAGATGCCTGCCTGGCACCTGACCGCGCCGGACAGACGCGGCATTACGTTGGTGAATATCGGCGTCGGCCCTTCCAACGCGAAAACCATCTGCGATCATCTGGCAGTGTTGCGCCCGCACGCCTGGCTAATGATCGGCCACTGCGGCGGCCTGCGCGAAAGCCAGCAGATCGGCGACTATGTGCTGGCACACGCTTACCTGCGCGACGATCATGTGCTGGATGCGGTGCTGCCGCCCGATATTCCGATCCCCAGCATCGCCGAGGTACAGCGTGCGCTGTATGACGCCACCAAAGAGATCAGCGGTATGCCGGGCGAAGAGGTAAAAAGACGGCTACGCACCGGCACAGTGGTCACCACCGACGACCGCAACTGGGAGCTGCGCTACTCCGCCTCGGCGCTGCGCTTTAACCTTAGCCGCGCGGTCGCCGTCGATATGGAAAGCGCCACCATCGCCGCCCAGGGCTACCGTTTCCGCGTGCCTTACGGCACCATGCTGTGCGTTTCCGATAAGCCGCTGCATGGCGAAATTAAACTACCGGGCCAGGCAAACCGCTTTTATGAAGGGGCGATCTCCGAACATCTGCAGATCGGCATTCGCGCGGTAGAGCTGCTGCGCGCCGAAGGGGACAAGCTGCACTCGCGTAAGCTGCGTACCTTTAATGAGCCGCCGTTTCGCTAACCGAGACAGAGTCTCTCTGCTCAGGGCGCCCGCGGGCGCCCTTTTTTGCGCGTGCCGCCGATAGCGCGGCGGCCCGGAATGTCGCGGCGTCGGCTGGCTCTTTCCTGCACGTGCCGCCGATAACACGGCGGCATAAAGGCGCTCTCTGTCGTGCTGTCACGTCAGGGAGCGTCTGGCGCATCAGGCCAGCTTGATCATCACCATACCGACCAGCAGCAGCGACAGGCCAATCCAGCCGCGCGGACGCAGGCGCTGGCCGAACAGGATCCAGCCCGCCGCCAGCGTGGCAATAACGCCGAAGCCGCCCCACAGCGCGTAGGCCACCGCCAGATCGATCCCTTTTACCGCCTGGCCCAGCGCGCTAAAAGCGCCCATGACCAACAGCAGCGACAGCAGACCCGGCAGCCACTTACGAAAGCCATCGGAATACTTCAGGAAGATATTGGCGGCGATCTCCAGCACCACCGCCAGCATTAAAAATGCGATATGGACATAATTAAGCGTTTGCATGCTGGCCTCCCTGCTCCGCTTTGCGCGCGCGCGTCTTTTCCGTGCCGCCGTTCAACAGCACGATACCCGCGATGAGTACCAGCAGACCGCACGCCTTCAGCAGCGGCAGCGGCTCCGCGAACCAGGCGACGCTGCACAGAGTAATCAGCAACACGCCAAGCCCTTCCCACAGCGCATAGGCCACCCCGAGCGCGATACGTTTGATCGCCATCGACAGCGCGATATAGGAGAGCGTTACCATCACATACATCGCCAGGTGACCCGCCTGACCGCCATACAGGCTGGCGAACTTCATCGACAGCGTACCTGCCACTTCCGCAACGATAGAAAAAAGTAAAAATAGCCAGTACTTCATGTTATAGCCCTCAAAAAGGTAAAAAACTGCCAAACCCACTCCTGACGCCGTAAGCATGCCGCCTGACGTGAGGAGATGAATAAAAAAACCTGAAAGTTGAATAGTTAGCCAGCAGGGCCGCCATTACGCCCGACCAGCAGATCGGCCGCGCAGACGCGCAGTGGCTAAAGGAGAATGCGTGGCGCTACAGCTCGCTGCACCAGTGGGTTTCGCAGAGGAAAGCCGGCGCGTTCAGGATGAAGACGAAGACGTTGGGGGAGAATGCTTTACTATCTGTCAGCATATTTGTTCACTGTGTCAGTAAGTAAAAATGACCTGCTTCAGTGCCTCATTAATTGATGAAATAACGTTTTACGCAGCAAATATAGCATGAAGTTGCTGTTTAAGGAAATCTTCCGCGACTAATGGTTATTTTTGCTGACCTGAATCAATTGTGCGTGCGATTTTACCAAATGTCGCCGCGCCGGGCGCTACGTAACAGAGGCGCGTAGCAGGCAGCGTTGCAGGGTGGCGGCCCAGCGCCGTTAGCGGCGTCCGGAGAGGGGAAAAGCGGGCGCCGAAACAGAGAAGCCCCGGCGGCGTCGGAAAGGAAAAGCGACCGCCGAAACAGAGAAGCTCCGGCGGCGCGCCATATCAGGCGCTCAGCCAGCCGAGCTTAATCACAAACAGTACCGACAGCACGATCAGCGCGGCGTTCAGCTCGTGCCGGCGCCCGCTCAGCAGCTTCACCAGCGTCCAGGTGATAAAGCCGAAAGCGATACCGTTAGCGATCGAATAGGTCAGCGGCATCGTCAGGGCGGTGACGGTCACCGGGGCGGCGGTAGTAATATCTTTCCAGTCAATCTCCGCCAGACCAGAGGTCATCAGCACGGCGATAAACAGCAGCGCAGGCGCGGTGGCGTAAACCGGCACGCTGGAGGCGAGCGGCGCAAAGAACAGGCTCAGCAGAAACAGCACGGCGACGACGATCGCCGTCAGCCCGGTACGGCCGCCAGCGCTGACGCCCGCCGCCGATTCGATATAGCTGGTGGTGGTTGAGGTACCCAGCAGCGAGCCGAACAACGCGGCGGCGCTGTCGGCAATCAGCGCCTTGCCCATTTTCGGGATGTTGCCCTGCTCATCCGCCAGCCCGGCGCGCTTCGTCACGCCAATCAGCGTGCCTGAGTTATCAAATACGTCGACAAACAAAAAAGCGAAGATCACGCTCACCAGCGAAATATCGAGTGCGCCTTTGATATCCAGCTGCATAAAGGTTGGCGCAATAGAGGGGGGTGCGGAGAAGATGCCGGCAAACGGCGACAGACCGAGCGCCATCGAAAGAAAGGTCACTGCCAGAATGCCGATCAGCACCGCGCCGGTCACGCGCCGCGCCTCCAGCACCACGATAATGATAAAGCCCAGTATCGCCAGCAACGGGCCGGGCCGGGTCAGATCGCCAATACCGACCAGCGTCGCCGGATTGCCGACCACGATGCCTGACCCCTGCAGGGCGATGATTGCCAGGAACAGGCCAATGCCCGCCGCGATGCCCGATCGCAGCGGCAGCGGAATACTGGCGATGATCCATTCACGGATTTTAAAAATCGAGAGAGCAAAAAAGATCAATGCCGAGAGGAATACCGCGCCCAGCGCAATTTGCCAGCTGTAGCCCATATGCAGCACGACGGTATAGGTGAAAAAGGCGTTCAGCCCCATGCCCGGCGCCAGCGCAATGGGATAGTTAGCGATAAGCCCCATCAGCAGCGAACCGATGGCCGCTGCCAGGCAGGTGGCGACAAACACCGCGCCCTTATCCATGCCGGTGGCGCTAAGGATCGTGGGGTTAACAAACAGGATATAGGCCATTGCCAGGAAGGTGGTGAGACCGGCTATCACTTCGGTGCGCACCGTGGTGTTGTGTGCTTTTAATTGAAATAGTTTTTCTAGCATGCTGCATCTCTCGTAGCGTTA
This DNA window, taken from Mixta gaviniae, encodes the following:
- a CDS encoding xanthine dehydrogenase family protein molybdopterin-binding subunit, which codes for MSETLTQRNIAHGEATIQGLGTRRERADGQLKVQGLARYAVDHPMENLCHAVVVQSSIPEGEITHIDSESARRMPGVLAVYTHESGLTIHPAATFASGGAAAQAFVPLQGPGVRWNGQHVALVVAETLEQAKAAAATIQIEYEVRPAIIHPDDPLAQPRPVDDLAIEWGDAQQALRDASVTVSGVYTTPREYNLPIELHGCIADWRDGAITLWEPSQWVGGARSVVAQWMGIDIDKVRVLSPFTGGGFGSKGGIQPHSALACAASRALGRPVKLVLTRGQTFTGFGGRPRTRQALQLAADSEGKLQAIVHESWNETARDDTHLEPCNSVTAIMYAVPHFRSRHQLVPVNTVNPGWMRAPGENPSSWALEVAMDELAYALKLDPLALRLRNYAGQDPQANIPWSSRRLREAYQAGAQAFGWAQRPLEPGTLREGRQRIGWGMASGSYPVRRTPGEAAIRLNQDGTLEVRSSGADIGTGTYTILAQTAAEVLSVASDRISVSLGDTDLPRAPVAGGSQLANLLTAAVYKTALKLREALIALAVGSADSPLFGARREDVLLEQGQLRLFSQPGSSLSFADLLRCAGRDSLEAHADTFPPDATQQDREAADRTSSKMIPPTSGGYSAHSWSAVFVEVAVDEDFGTVRVRRIVGAFDSGRLYNPKLAESQWIGAMVMGIGQALLEGGEIDDDNGRILNASLADYLVAVNADIPDMTVINVGEPDYQASALGGKAVGELGIVGVAAAISNAVFHATGKRIRDLPITLEKMLQD
- the mdtI gene encoding multidrug/spermidine efflux SMR transporter subunit MdtI codes for the protein MQTLNYVHIAFLMLAVVLEIAANIFLKYSDGFRKWLPGLLSLLLVMGAFSALGQAVKGIDLAVAYALWGGFGVIATLAAGWILFGQRLRPRGWIGLSLLLVGMVMIKLA
- the mdtJ gene encoding multidrug/spermidine efflux SMR transporter subunit MdtJ, whose translation is MKYWLFLLFSIVAEVAGTLSMKFASLYGGQAGHLAMYVMVTLSYIALSMAIKRIALGVAYALWEGLGVLLITLCSVAWFAEPLPLLKACGLLVLIAGIVLLNGGTEKTRARKAEQGGQHANA
- a CDS encoding NCS2 family permease → MLEKLFQLKAHNTTVRTEVIAGLTTFLAMAYILFVNPTILSATGMDKGAVFVATCLAAAIGSLLMGLIANYPIALAPGMGLNAFFTYTVVLHMGYSWQIALGAVFLSALIFFALSIFKIREWIIASIPLPLRSGIAAGIGLFLAIIALQGSGIVVGNPATLVGIGDLTRPGPLLAILGFIIIVVLEARRVTGAVLIGILAVTFLSMALGLSPFAGIFSAPPSIAPTFMQLDIKGALDISLVSVIFAFLFVDVFDNSGTLIGVTKRAGLADEQGNIPKMGKALIADSAAALFGSLLGTSTTTSYIESAAGVSAGGRTGLTAIVVAVLFLLSLFFAPLASSVPVYATAPALLFIAVLMTSGLAEIDWKDITTAAPVTVTALTMPLTYSIANGIAFGFITWTLVKLLSGRRHELNAALIVLSVLFVIKLGWLSA